A stretch of DNA from Acidimicrobiales bacterium:
CACCGTGCACGTCGCCCCGCCCGTCGCGCCCGCCCGTCGCTCCCGCACCCTGCGGGTGCTCGCCCTCGCCGGCCTGGCCGGCCTCCTCGGCGCCTGCAGCGACAGCGCCGGCGGAGACAGCGTCGCCATCACCGCGACCGACGACGCCTGTCGGGTGGCCAAGACGGAGCTGACGGCAGGCGAGAACAGCTTCGAGGTGGCCAACAAGGGCGCCAAGGTCACCGAGGTGTACGTGTACGGGGAGAACGACCGCATCGTCACCGAGCGGGAGAACATCGGTCCGGGTACCAAGGCGACCTTCAGCGCCGACCTGGCCGCCGGCAGCTACGAGATCGCCTGCAAGCCCGGCCAGACCGGCAACGGCATCCGCCAGGCCATCACCGTCAGCGGCGAGGGCGGCCAGGCCGCGCCCACGACG
This window harbors:
- a CDS encoding cupredoxin domain-containing protein codes for the protein MTATVHVAPPVAPARRSRTLRVLALAGLAGLLGACSDSAGGDSVAITATDDACRVAKTELTAGENSFEVANKGAKVTEVYVYGENDRIVTERENIGPGTKATFSADLAAGSYEIACKPGQTGNGIRQAITVSGEGGQAAPTTYDREIELGAVDYSFTGLDGATIAKGETIEFKMTNNGKEQHEFEVFTPEGDALGEIGPTATGQTGEAILAFEEAGTYKVVCGIEDHEERGMVGTLTVA